DNA sequence from the Penicillium psychrofluorescens genome assembly, chromosome: 3 genome:
TCAACCCAACCGCCTCATTTGGATCCCAGGCTtcgcccttctccaacagcGCCTTCCAGTTCGGTGGAATGGGTGAACAGCatggctttggtggcttCGCGGCGGCTCCAGCGTTCGCTCCTACTGGGCTTGTGAATCGCTCGATGGACAGCACAGCGCACTCCGACGCCAACCGCAATTCGAGCTTCAAGTTTTCCGCTGCCTCTTTCAACGTGGAGGCTCCAGAATTTAACCCGTCGGCCAGCCTCAATTCCACTGCTAGCACAGACATCCCTTCAGCCAACCGCACAAAGATCTTTGGTGACATTGATCTCTCGGAGATCTCCAAGCCGCCCAAGGAATCCAAGGCTATCCCGATTGTGCGACCCGAtgaggttgagaaggagaaggaagacgaTGAAAACGTCGAGAACGAGGATTCCAATGGCCGAGAAGTTCCTACGGATCGCCATAAGCGTGTCCGTCGCGGCATTGGTCATGCCCAAGGCGAAGCTCGGTTTAGCATCTCAACCCATCCTCTAGGCGAGACGGGTGAGACAGGCAACGCGCAGACCTCGAGCACTCTCCCTACCTTGGCTgagggcaaggagaacgCACTGCCGGAGGACCGGTCCATCGAACGGAAAGGAACGCCTGCCAGCGAGGCTACCACTTGGACTCTGTTTGATGCGAAGAACGAGGCCGAGGCTGCCAGGTCCAATGCAGCATCTCCGGCTCAACTTGACCAAGTCCAAGAGCTGAAGCTGCCAGAAGAAACCGTTGTGGACCAGGCTGAGTCTGAGCCAGCCGTCAAGCAGGAAGAGGAGTCTCCCACTGATTCCAATGTTGTGGATCATGCCGCGAAGGAATCTATGGATTCTTCCAAGAATACGTTGTCGGCCACGGCCGCGCCATTCGAGTTCAAACCTGCCGTTTCTGAATTTGTGCCGGAGACTGTCCAGCCATCCAGCTTTGCTGAGAAGGCGGCCCATGAGCAAAGGCCTCTGATTGACGAGAAACCGgctgaaaagaagaaacagggTGGTCTCATGGCCTCCCGCTTCGCAGCCGACAGCCCCCCACCACagcccaaggaggaggagccttctccatctgcaCAACAACTGAAGCGTGAGATTGGTTCACACTACCCGACGCGCACTCCTGAGCCCGCTTCTCGACAGGTTAAGAACCTCGACCAAGACTCCGGCTTGGAGTCgcccgatgatgatgagctgAACGCCATTATGGAACAATTGAACGGCGACGACTCAGATGTCGGCATTGTACGGCAGACCACTCCCCTCCCACCACAGCAGGTCACAGACTCCGTGGGTGGTCCCACCAAGGAACAGCGATTCGGTTCTGCGGACGCCAGAGGCGATGCTCCCAGCCCGAGCCCCGGCGGTGGCCAGAGAACCTACAAGCTGGATATCCCCAAGCTTGGCTCGGACGTCGATGCGCAGAGTGTCGCTACCTTCTCGCCTCAGAAGAGCCTCGTCTCTCGTCTTCAATCGCCCGTCCGCCAGCTTATCACGGAGAATGACCATGTCAGCGACTGGGATGACATGATCTCCTCgggcgaagacgagaagTTCATGAACCGCAACCGATTCTTCGACCGCCGCATCAATGACCTCGTTGGCTCCGCCATTGATGACCGGCTGGGGCCCATGGAGCGTGCGCTGGGTGTCATCCAGCAGTCTGTTGCTTCTATCGCTGCCGGCTCCGCCAGCCGCCGGGTGTTCCGCAGTACTTCGGCGGAGATTGAGGACAgcgatgccgacgacgaagacgatgagggGGGGCACGAGCATTCCTCTGTCAGAGCCCGCTCTCCTCACGTGCGGGACCGCAAGCTGGATATGCTGAAGAACGTTGTCATGGAGGCATTGGCCACCCATGACCTGCCTACTCGCTCACCACAGCACTCCAGCCATAGCGAAATGGCGCTGCTCAAGGAAAGCATTGCTGAATTGCAGGCCTTGACTATCAAGAAGCTCGCTCAGGATCCTGTCGGCGACATGCGCGAGATCCTCGAAGAAACGCTCGCGAAACAGCTGGCCGCGAATCCTCCGCGTTTGACTGACGCCGAGGAAATCGGTGCCGACAGCCTCATGCTCCAGATTGAGAGCCTCAAGACCATGCTGAGAATGGCTGATGAGCGTGCGGAGGCGGAGTATACGCAGCGCCGGGAGGCGCAAGAAACGGTAGTCGAGATTGAACGGCGCTTGAAGGTCGCTGAAGAAGATACTGCTCGCCACAGCGCTGCCGCGGAAGATGCAGAGACCCGCTTCCTTCAAttcaaggaagagaagattCCGTACTTCGAGAGGATGCAGTTCCGCTCGGATACCCTTGCTGAAGAGGCTGAGACTCTGAAAGTCACCATTGCCGAGTTATCCTCGAAGAATATTGCTCTCCAAGGTGACCTGGACGAGTACCGTGTCTCCAGTGACAGTTACCGCAAGCAGCTGGTCACTACTTCGGATGAAAACAAGACTCTCCACGAAACGATCGATCATCTGAGGGTTCGCATCGAGGACAACATGGCTGTCCGGCAGAACCTCACTGAGAAGTTCGACCGCCTTCAACATGACATGGTCAACGCTACTCACGACATCGGCCGTGAGCAAGCTACATCGCGCCAAAAAGAGGAACAGCAGACTGCCAGATACAATGAGCTGTACGCCTCGTATACTCGCGAGGTCAAGCTGCGTGAGAAGCTGGAGCAAGATGTCAATGATCTCGAGCTCCAAGAGCGGGAATCCAACAAGGTCAAGTTCATGCTCGAACAGTCACATGAGGAGAATGAAAAGCTGAATGAGCTGATCACCAATCTGCGGAACGAGAACCATGAGGTGCATCTCAAGGCTGCCCGCTTTGAGCGTGAGCTTAACGACTCTCAGGAGACCCACCGTCTTGATATCCAGCGCACCAAGTCGCAAATGGAGGCCGAAGCGGACGCTTCCAACAGCCAGACCGAGCTCGTCcgggccgagctggaggcgcAAATCCTCCGTCTCCAGACCCAGCTTGAGACCGCCACCGAATCCAAGCAGACTGCTCTTGATGATCAGCGCAAGATGCAAGAGCGAACTCTCAATGATCTCCGTGAACGCCATGGTCGCGCCCTGCACAACGGCTCTGAAGATCGCCTGCGGGGTGAGAACCACCTGATGGACCGTCTGGCCCTGTCCGATGACAAGGTCAAGCACTTGCAGGAGCGGGTACAGCATCTTGAAGAGAAGCTCGAGATCGCTCAGTCTGCTGcccgtgccgccgccgaggctgcTCGTAGCGGCAAGGCTCCCAGCGCTGAGGCTGTCGCGGCGCCAGCACCTGCCCACGCGGCCTCGCCGTCGATGTCCTTCAGCAAGGGTACCTTGGAGCCCGAGAAGATTTCTCCCCAGGCCCTCCGTGAATCGATCATGGTGCTTCAAgaccagctccagcatcGTGAGACGCGCATTGAGGAGCTCGAGCAGGAAGCGTCGACTGTTGACAAGGATGCCCCCAACAAGATCAAGGAACGCGATACTGAAATTACCTGGTTGCGCGAGGTTCTCGGTGTCcgcatcgatgatctgcAGGACATCATCCGGACCCTCTCTCAGCCCAACTTCAACAAACATGCCGTCCGCGACGCCGCTATTCGTCTCAAGGCCAATctgcagatgcagcagcaggagagAGAGCGGGCAATGTCAGGCAACAGCCTCTCGctcccctccatctctgATCTCGCCGCCTCGCCCCGTTCGCTTCCTCTCGCGGCAGCCGCAGCATGGGGCAACTGGCGCAAGGCCCGGGATAATGCCAACTCCGGCGTGAACCCCTCAGACCAAACCCCATCCAAGTCCAGCAACGCCGCCGGTGGCTTCCTATCCGGCCTCCTCACACCACCTGGATCGCACATGCGCCAAAACGCTCCTCCGCGCACAGCTGCGCCGTTGCGCACAACATCCTACACGGAGGCCCGGCCCTTGAGGGGAATCAACTCCACGCCTCGCCGTGCCTCCGTCCTGACTGCTGAAACCGCCTCAGCCGACCCGCCTCAGACGCCTCCGCTCCTCCGCCGCTCGAGCTACGATCACGACGCCGAGCCGGGGAACTACGGGGAAGACAATTTCCTGCCCGATGATATCGAGAGCACCGTCGGCGGCGTGGTCTCGGCAACGAGTCCCAGCCAGAACGAGGATGAGGGTCCGTTTGGGCCGAGGATCTCTGCCGAACCAGTTCCTGAAAGTCCTTTGGAAAGTCCCGCTGAAAGCCCTGCTGAGAGTCCTGTTGAGAGCCCTGTTGAGAGCCCTGTCGAGAGCtttgttgaagaagacgctgCTGAAAACTCTGAAGAAGAATGATTTTGCCTATTCTATCGTTTCCTAgactgattttctttttccttttttgcctcgtgattttttttttcgggtCATTTCGTCGCAGAATGGACTGGAAGACGGAATGGAATCCCTTTTGCCTTGTGTATCATTTTTGATCCGCGCACTctcacacacacacactgtctctctctccctctctctctttttttctttccttcctttcttttcccatACATATTTACCCTTATTTTCTATGGCTTCCGCctgtgattttttttctttcgttctttccttctctttctctcggATTTGATACCACCTTccgttttttttttccctgATATTTACCCACACAAATGTACATTGGATCTTGCACCTATGAGCCTCACCTCTCTCTCACATACCTAATAGCCTTCCTGCCGCTCTTTCGACCTGTTAGATATCTACTATTTCTTACTCTCATCTCCGTTCAGTATCTGTATCTAGTCTTCTTGTGTCTATAGTATACACCGTATAAGATTTTGGGAATTCACATTCAATATAACCATACTCTCTGGTTAATTTTgccttgttttgtttggttCTTAATTGAATACTACCCATTCTTCGATCATTCCATTGGCTATAAGATGAATATGTTTTTAGGATGCATCCTATCTCAGAGGAGCAGGTCACGAATATGTATTTTTTGGACAAATACATATTTATATTAAGATGCAGTCAATTCAAAATTTCTATTCCCTTTACTAAACGAACATGAATTCATTATCCTACACGTTCACAAATCATACCTATACCCCCCCGTATACTTGTGTTCTTCACTGACGGTTTCCTGGGTGGTC
Encoded proteins:
- a CDS encoding uncharacterized protein (ID:PFLUO_005213-T1.cds;~source:funannotate) codes for the protein MVHPEADLDHPVSSALSASSPPFHPTDHDHDDDKARQAPALILSSPPSGDSSSSAAGSHSPPNSPRSIALEPPPFPVFSALRGTEESPNLSQDHRRNDSGHFYTTTWGSPYAAPSSRRLSLTLSQYAGVGHGSRASSPVPGSRRSSNAPEGDPAAQNEDKSIRDFTQDWINQYLSGQPRSERTNWLSDDSGSEAPSLLAAQQQQQLADDGLDDWLGLEGDIRDDNDLLKTPTLSDFVGRSTAGLKKKLHKRAETLRQEDFWGFAYDQDSPQNSMSDIKEMEPSAEAEVSSPTSPVEKPLPPAPADGDIETPQEQPEVEIKPALPRRHKSQASVHTPRRRKKLAWRGKACIVDLPVDDKRGSEQHGERLLTPADVQERLKQWENDGWDVRGFSIGSSEDPTETTDLGGLSRPLYPDPAETQIDPKIKEPVIKFPNKAVWDSYVADLQEEKLRALGVSFAEPEPEPSMSPAEAAMSQTHTPFRSLLGSPPLPTASAGSNPLAHPHPFSPHFGHSTTTTSGGMGSLASPASQFSVQTPFMGVEQNYMPGYPFQFQPTPPAQSITPQSLLNARQGNSSTGPGGMHNFSSMLSPVSPLHDQSPFHPGFDGAAPSKDVFSNQFGQAHADGPPFPMPQTPINAPPDQFHASNVELAQPTPRGHGHNLSETLQRGLDQMGHPNYHLEESIERQLDEDDHDTQPLKAADLLNSRWALPENDESTSGQPPHSFAQQAHQFFGDHYLQDNGHEGSDFDTNPSLSGTPQVRGAPWHPGHQSKLSTSSLNVEAKEFNPTASFGSQASPFSNSAFQFGGMGEQHGFGGFAAAPAFAPTGLVNRSMDSTAHSDANRNSSFKFSAASFNVEAPEFNPSASLNSTASTDIPSANRTKIFGDIDLSEISKPPKESKAIPIVRPDEVEKEKEDDENVENEDSNGREVPTDRHKRVRRGIGHAQGEARFSISTHPLGETGETGNAQTSSTLPTLAEGKENALPEDRSIERKGTPASEATTWTLFDAKNEAEAARSNAASPAQLDQVQELKLPEETVVDQAESEPAVKQEEESPTDSNVVDHAAKESMDSSKNTLSATAAPFEFKPAVSEFVPETVQPSSFAEKAAHEQRPLIDEKPAEKKKQGGLMASRFAADSPPPQPKEEEPSPSAQQLKREIGSHYPTRTPEPASRQVKNLDQDSGLESPDDDELNAIMEQLNGDDSDVGIVRQTTPLPPQQVTDSVGGPTKEQRFGSADARGDAPSPSPGGGQRTYKLDIPKLGSDVDAQSVATFSPQKSLVSRLQSPVRQLITENDHVSDWDDMISSGEDEKFMNRNRFFDRRINDLVGSAIDDRLGPMERALGVIQQSVASIAAGSASRRVFRSTSAEIEDSDADDEDDEGGHEHSSVRARSPHVRDRKLDMLKNVVMEALATHDLPTRSPQHSSHSEMALLKESIAELQALTIKKLAQDPVGDMREILEETLAKQLAANPPRLTDAEEIGADSLMLQIESLKTMLRMADERAEAEYTQRREAQETVVEIERRLKVAEEDTARHSAAAEDAETRFLQFKEEKIPYFERMQFRSDTLAEEAETLKVTIAELSSKNIALQGDLDEYRVSSDSYRKQLVTTSDENKTLHETIDHLRVRIEDNMAVRQNLTEKFDRLQHDMVNATHDIGREQATSRQKEEQQTARYNELYASYTREVKLREKLEQDVNDLELQERESNKVKFMLEQSHEENEKLNELITNLRNENHEVHLKAARFERELNDSQETHRLDIQRTKSQMEAEADASNSQTELVRAELEAQILRLQTQLETATESKQTALDDQRKMQERTLNDLRERHGRALHNGSEDRLRGENHLMDRLALSDDKVKHLQERVQHLEEKLEIAQSAARAAAEAARSGKAPSAEAVAAPAPAHAASPSMSFSKGTLEPEKISPQALRESIMVLQDQLQHRETRIEELEQEASTVDKDAPNKIKERDTEITWLREVLGVRIDDLQDIIRTLSQPNFNKHAVRDAAIRLKANLQMQQQERERAMSGNSLSLPSISDLAASPRSLPLAAAAAWGNWRKARDNANSGVNPSDQTPSKSSNAAGGFLSGLLTPPGSHMRQNAPPRTAAPLRTTSYTEARPLRGINSTPRRASVLTAETASADPPQTPPLLRRSSYDHDAEPGNYGEDNFLPDDIESTVGGVVSATSPSQNEDEGPFGPRISAEPVPESPLESPAESPAESPVESPVESPVESFVEEDAAENSEEE